From the genome of Desulfuribacillus stibiiarsenatis, one region includes:
- a CDS encoding NUDIX hydrolase: MIEQSHFHIAIKGLVTYQGKFLILKRPQRHGETESYWELPGGGLSFREAPETALKRELTEEVALEVKVVQPIHVWNRMKNETTQIIGITFLCESESDEVKISHEHLDYAWISPNEQEKYNLLPDLKADMDQWDWSKVLK; encoded by the coding sequence ATGATTGAACAAAGTCATTTTCATATAGCAATTAAAGGATTAGTAACGTATCAAGGGAAGTTTTTAATTTTAAAGCGTCCACAACGTCATGGTGAAACAGAATCGTATTGGGAGTTACCTGGTGGTGGGCTAAGCTTTCGAGAAGCTCCAGAAACTGCTCTAAAACGCGAATTAACAGAGGAAGTAGCTCTTGAGGTTAAGGTTGTTCAGCCTATTCATGTTTGGAATCGTATGAAGAATGAAACGACTCAGATTATAGGGATTACCTTTTTGTGTGAAAGTGAAAGTGATGAAGTTAAGATATCCCATGAACATTTAGATTATGCTTGGATTAGTCCTAATGAACAAGAAAAATATAATTTATTACCAGATTTGAAAGCAGATATGGACCAATGGGATTGGAGTAAGGTTTTAAAATAA